The sequence below is a genomic window from Phenylobacterium koreense.
ACACGGTTATCCCCACTGACCCCACGTTAGCGAAGCCGCAGAGTGCATAGGTGAGGATCATGCGGGTGCGCTCGGTCATCTCCGCCTCGGGGATCGCGCCGAGCTGGATGAAGGCGATGAACTCGGTGAGCATCAGCTTCACGCCCAGCAGGTAGCCGGCCTTCAGCGCCTCGTCCCAGTGCACCCCCATCGCCCAGGCGAGCGGGGCGAAGATGACGCCCAGGATGCGCTCGATGGTCAGCGGCGCGCCGTTCACCGCCGGCAGCACCGACAGCACGCCGTTGCCGATCGCCACGAAGGCCACGAACACGATCAGGATGGCCGAGATGTTCAGCACCACGGTCAGGCCGTCCATGGTGCCCTTGCTGATGGCGTCGATGGAGGAGTCATATTTCAGCAGCGAGCCGTAGTCGGCGTAGAAGCCGCCCTGCCCCGGCTTTTCCGGCACCATGATCCGGGCCAGCAGGATGCCGGCCGGCGCCGAGATGATCGAGGCGACCAGCACGTGCGCCGCCGCATTGGGCAGCACCGCCTTCAGGATCGTCGCATAGGCCACCATGGTCGAGCCGGCGACCGTCGCCAGCCCCACCACGATCATCAGGAACAGTTCCGAGCGGGTCAGCTTGTCGAGATAGGCGCGGATGACGATCGGGCTCTCGATCATGCCGAGGAAGATGTTCACCGCCACCGCCAGGGCGGAGGCCCCGCCCAGCCCCATGGTCTTCTGGAACAGGAGGCCGAAGGCCCGGGTGAT
It includes:
- a CDS encoding NupC/NupG family nucleoside CNT transporter; the encoded protein is MFRPENAQSLAGLGFVIAVCWALSENRKAFPWRLALGSIVVQIGLIVLLFGLPGAQAMIQAINDGVDGLAAATAKGTQFVFGYMGGGDQPYQVTNSGALFVFAFQVLPLILVISSLSALLWHWGILKLITRAFGLLFQKTMGLGGASALAVAVNIFLGMIESPIVIRAYLDKLTRSELFLMIVVGLATVAGSTMVAYATILKAVLPNAAAHVLVASIISAPAGILLARIMVPEKPGQGGFYADYGSLLKYDSSIDAISKGTMDGLTVVLNISAILIVFVAFVAIGNGVLSVLPAVNGAPLTIERILGVIFAPLAWAMGVHWDEALKAGYLLGVKLMLTEFIAFIQLGAIPEAEMTERTRMILTYALCGFANVGSVGITVSGMGVLMPERRNEIIGMVWKALLAGFLATCMTGALVGAMPRELFGQ